A single genomic interval of Microbacterium hydrocarbonoxydans harbors:
- a CDS encoding DUF779 domain-containing protein, translated as MVSIGTYQRVDVTDAAASLVRDLTVQHGPLMFHQSGGCCDGSSPMCYPVGMFITGPSDVLLGALDVGLDAAVEVFMSESQFEYWKYTHLTIDVVPGRGAGFSVEGPTGMRFLIRSRMLNDAELEYFGLAPSAEG; from the coding sequence ATGGTCAGCATCGGCACCTATCAGCGGGTCGACGTGACGGATGCCGCAGCATCCCTCGTCCGCGACCTCACCGTGCAGCACGGACCTCTGATGTTCCATCAGTCGGGAGGATGCTGCGACGGCTCGTCGCCCATGTGCTATCCCGTCGGGATGTTCATCACCGGGCCGAGCGACGTGCTGCTCGGTGCCCTCGATGTGGGGCTCGACGCCGCGGTCGAGGTCTTCATGTCGGAATCGCAGTTCGAGTACTGGAAGTACACGCACCTGACCATCGACGTCGTGCCGGGTCGGGGTGCCGGCTTCTCGGTCGAGGGGCCCACGGGCATGCGGTTCCTGATCCGCTCCCGGATGCTGAACGATGCGGAGCTGGAGTACTTCGGGCTCGCGCCTTCGGCCGAGGGCTAG
- the trpS gene encoding tryptophan--tRNA ligase, which translates to MDSYAATLARMPALREAIEQHPERFRVLTGERPTGRLHLGHYFGTIRERVRLQDAGVETFVILADYQVITDRDSVGDVRGNVYDAVLDYLAAGLDPAASTVFTHSAVPALNQLLLPFLSLVTEAELHRNPTVKAELAASGRSLSGLLLTYPVHQAADILFCKGNLVPVGKDNLPHVEMTRTIARRFTERYGDVFPEPAALVTDTPELPGLDGRKMSKSYGNAIALGMTADETADAIRRAPTDSERTITYDPANRPGVSGLLATAAVVLDRTPEEIADEVGAAGAGALKRLTTEAVNEFLADHRARRASLTMSDAAAVIREGNARANAIAETTLDEVRAAMGMVY; encoded by the coding sequence ATGGACTCGTACGCCGCAACGCTCGCTCGCATGCCCGCTCTCCGCGAGGCGATCGAGCAGCACCCCGAGAGATTCCGCGTTCTCACCGGGGAACGCCCCACCGGACGACTGCACCTCGGGCACTACTTCGGCACGATCCGCGAACGCGTCCGGCTGCAGGATGCCGGTGTCGAGACGTTCGTCATCCTCGCCGACTACCAGGTCATCACCGACCGCGACTCCGTCGGGGACGTGCGCGGCAACGTGTACGACGCGGTTCTCGACTACCTCGCCGCCGGGCTCGACCCGGCAGCGAGCACGGTCTTCACCCATTCGGCCGTGCCGGCCCTCAACCAGCTCCTCCTCCCCTTCCTGAGCCTGGTCACCGAGGCCGAACTGCACCGCAACCCGACGGTCAAGGCGGAGCTGGCAGCATCCGGACGATCGCTGAGCGGGCTGTTACTCACATATCCCGTCCACCAAGCAGCCGACATCCTGTTCTGCAAGGGCAACCTCGTTCCGGTGGGGAAGGACAACCTGCCGCACGTCGAGATGACGCGCACCATCGCGCGTCGATTCACCGAGCGATACGGCGACGTGTTCCCGGAGCCTGCCGCTCTCGTCACCGACACTCCCGAGCTCCCCGGTCTCGACGGGCGCAAGATGTCGAAGAGCTACGGGAACGCCATCGCGCTCGGCATGACGGCTGACGAGACCGCCGACGCCATCCGTCGCGCCCCCACCGATTCGGAGCGCACGATCACATACGACCCCGCGAACCGGCCCGGAGTATCGGGGTTGCTCGCGACGGCTGCGGTCGTTCTCGACCGCACGCCGGAGGAGATCGCAGACGAGGTGGGCGCTGCAGGAGCCGGCGCGCTCAAGCGCCTCACCACAGAGGCCGTGAACGAGTTCCTCGCAGACCATCGGGCCCGGCGTGCATCGCTCACGATGTCTGACGCCGCAGCTGTGATCCGGGAGGGGAATGCGCGCGCGAACGCGATCGCGGAGACGACCCTCGACGAGGTGCGCGCGGCGATGGGGATGGTCTACTGA